The Oryzias latipes chromosome 1, ASM223467v1 genome contains a region encoding:
- the LOC110015291 gene encoding zinc finger BED domain-containing protein 4: protein MDAYLAVTCHFITEEVELASVVLGVLKFPQTHTAAHLAEAKNLLMEEWGIKGKVTGLVTDCAPNMVACANILLLRHIMCFAHMLNLVVKKSLAQTPELEDIRSKGRRIVGLFKSSTTAKEKLSEMQRQLARPEHKLIQEVETRWNSTFNMLERLFKEREPLGAALATLHTDLPPLTSEDYQAIHHCLSILSPFQEATVELSTEKQVSASKVIPMVKMLKHYISSRCGQITHPLGEKLATNLKNNLHERFSALEKVTALSMATLLDPRFKELGFCSQGSAHTAIERLTKECAATMQALLPEAQPQSPPREGSSSQQEDGGLWALLDRHVGVQQQVTSTTASATVEVQRYLKEPHIPRTKDPLRYWVIHKVLYPHLYKLAMKFLCTPASSVPCERIFSKAGEIVSQRRNRLKPSTVEKILFLNKNL, encoded by the exons ATGGACGCTTACTTGGCTGTAACATGCCATTTTATCACCGAGGAG GTGGAGCTGGCCTCTGTGGTCTTGGGGGTTCTGAAGTTTCCCCAAACCCACACTGCAGCTCACTTGGCTGAGGCCAAAAATCTTCTCATGGAAGAATGGGGAATTAAAGGGAAG GTGACAGGCCTGGTTACAGACTGTGCTCCCAACATGGTTGCATGTGCTAATATATTACTGCTTCGGCACATAATGTGTTTTGCACATATGCTTAATTTGGTGGTGAAAAAGTCCCTTGCCCAAACCCCTGAACTAGAGGATATCCGAAGTAAGGGGCGTAGGATTGTCGgtctttttaaatccagcacCACAGCGAAGGAGAAGCTGTCAGAGATGCAGCGACAGCTGGCCAGGCCAGAGCACAAATTAATACAAGag GTGGAAACAAGATGGAACAGCACATTTAATATGTTGGAAAGGTTGTTTAAGGAGAGAGAGCCACTGGGGGCAGCTCTGGCCACCCTCCATACAGACCTTCCTCCACTCACCTCAGAGGACTACCAGGCCATACACCACTGCTTGAGCATTCTTTCACCGTTTCAAGAGGCCACAGTTGAgctttcaacagaaaaacaagtgtcAGCATCCAAAGTCATTCCCATGGTCAAAATGCTGAAACATTACATCTCAAGCAGGTGTGGTCAGATCACACACCCACTTGGTGAAAAACTGGCCACTAACTTGAAGAACAATCTCCATGAGAGGTTTTCAGCTCTGGAGAAGGTCACTGCTCTGTCAATGGCAACCTTGTTGGACCCAAGGTTTAAAGAGCTGGGGTTCTGCAGCCAAGGCTCTGCCCACACGGCCATAGAGCGACTCACTAAAGAGTGTGCTGCAACAATGCAGGCGCTACTTCCAGAGGCACAGCCACAGTCGCCACCTAGAGAAGGTTCTTCAAGTCAGCAGGAAGATGGTGGTCTCTGGGCCCTGCTGGACAGGCATGTGGGGGTTCAACAGCAGGTGACCAGCACAACTGCCAGTGCAACAGTGGAGGTTCAGAG GTACTTAAAGGAACCTCACATCCCAAGGACTAAGGACCCACTGAGATACTGGGTTATCCACAAGGTTTTATACCCACATCTCTACAAGCTGGCAATGAAGTTTTTATGCACACCAGCTTCATCTGTGCCTTGTGAGAGGATCTTCTCCAAGGCTGGCGAAATCGTCAGCCAAAGACGAAACAGGCTGAAGCCCAGCACAGtggagaaaattctgtttttaaataaaaatctataa